The bacterium genome contains a region encoding:
- the mreC gene encoding rod shape-determining protein MreC yields MFKFFQFLWEYRQNLLFLLLVLLSLAALSMPSRERFQMARKINRSVLTPFQMGAAQVDYYMHLKRENESLRKSSFLLALEVYRLEEVKRQNERLESLLGFIQRAPVEFVACRVVSGGLGEKANIFVIDKGADHGLTVNLPVLVPEGLVGKTIEVDKRWSVVQLFTHPDFRVSVKPSGKEERMIAGAGPGGSLSLYNIPIRSSLETGDLIVSSGMGGIFPKGIPVGHVTELKREEERGIQMRAELEPVVNLDRVSEVLVLVDRNFVSPEGDLMFESADSLTNLWNGQ; encoded by the coding sequence ATGTTCAAGTTCTTCCAGTTCCTCTGGGAATACAGGCAAAACCTCCTTTTCCTCCTGCTCGTCCTGCTTTCGCTGGCGGCTTTGTCCATGCCCAGCCGCGAGCGCTTCCAGATGGCCAGAAAGATCAACCGTTCCGTTCTCACTCCGTTCCAGATGGGCGCGGCCCAGGTGGACTACTACATGCACCTGAAACGGGAGAACGAGTCCCTGCGCAAGAGCAGTTTCCTTCTGGCCCTGGAGGTCTACCGTCTGGAGGAGGTCAAGCGACAGAACGAGCGCCTGGAAAGCCTGCTCGGTTTTATCCAGCGCGCCCCGGTCGAGTTCGTGGCCTGCCGGGTGGTGAGCGGCGGCCTGGGCGAGAAAGCCAACATCTTCGTGATCGACAAGGGCGCCGACCACGGGCTCACGGTCAACCTGCCGGTGCTGGTGCCCGAGGGCCTGGTGGGCAAGACCATCGAGGTGGACAAACGCTGGAGTGTGGTGCAGCTTTTCACACACCCGGATTTCCGGGTCAGCGTGAAGCCCTCGGGCAAGGAGGAGCGGATGATCGCCGGGGCCGGCCCGGGAGGGTCACTGTCGCTCTACAACATCCCGATCCGTTCCAGCCTGGAAACCGGAGACCTGATTGTCAGCTCCGGCATGGGCGGCATTTTTCCCAAGGGCATCCCGGTGGGACACGTGACCGAGCTCAAGCGCGAGGAGGAGCGCGGCATCCAGATGCGCGCCGAGTTGGAGCCGGTGGTCAACCTCGACCGTGTCTCCGAGGTGCTGGTGCTGGTCGACCGTAATTTCGTCTCCCCCGAGGGGGACTTGATGTTCGAGTCCGCCGACTCACTCACCAACCTCTGGAACGGCCAATGA
- a CDS encoding TraR/DksA C4-type zinc finger protein → MNEDDKKFYEKRLLEERQKILNEMGHFDKDHRSNIKESSGDLSAYSFHMADQASDADAQEKAFQRASKGGRLLYHIDEALRRLYADKDYGLCHSCGKPIQRKRLEAVPHARLCIDCKSKEENGI, encoded by the coding sequence ATGAACGAAGACGACAAGAAATTCTACGAGAAACGTCTGCTCGAAGAACGCCAGAAAATCCTTAACGAAATGGGGCATTTCGACAAGGACCATCGCTCCAACATCAAGGAATCTTCGGGCGATCTGTCCGCCTACAGTTTTCACATGGCCGATCAGGCCTCCGACGCCGACGCCCAGGAAAAAGCTTTCCAGCGCGCCAGCAAGGGCGGCCGCCTTCTGTACCATATCGACGAGGCCCTGCGCCGCCTGTACGCGGACAAGGATTACGGCCTCTGCCACAGCTGCGGCAAGCCCATCCAGCGCAAGCGCCTGGAGGCGGTGCCGCATGCCCGTCTGTGCATAGACTGCAAATCGAAGGAAGAAAATGGCATCTGA
- the lspA gene encoding signal peptidase II, producing MASEATPSAPAGLGLRLRLLLTVCPAVYILDQVSKLAVRRLMEPYGSTVEIIPQIARLRFIFNQGIAFGLSLGVSRWVLVAITAAVALFILWYILGSSYSDRPGLFALCLIAGGALGNLHDRLFNGRVVDFIEIGWRDLTWPVFNVADIALTVGAILLALRLLREGAHEKCSGRDTQPD from the coding sequence ATGGCATCTGAGGCCACTCCCTCCGCACCGGCCGGTTTGGGCCTGCGTCTGCGTCTGCTGCTCACTGTCTGCCCGGCGGTCTACATTCTGGACCAGGTCTCCAAGCTGGCCGTGCGTCGTCTGATGGAGCCCTACGGCTCCACGGTGGAAATCATCCCCCAGATAGCCCGGCTGCGGTTCATCTTCAACCAGGGCATCGCGTTCGGCCTGAGCCTGGGCGTGTCGCGCTGGGTACTGGTTGCGATCACCGCCGCGGTGGCGCTGTTCATTCTCTGGTATATCCTCGGCTCCAGCTACTCCGACCGTCCCGGCCTGTTCGCCCTCTGCCTGATCGCGGGCGGCGCCCTGGGCAACCTTCATGACCGCCTGTTCAACGGCCGCGTGGTCGATTTCATCGAGATCGGCTGGCGTGATCTGACCTGGCCGGTTTTCAACGTGGCCGATATCGCCCTGACCGTAGGTGCGATCCTGCTGGCTTTGCGCCTGCTCCGTGAGGGCGCCCACGAAAAATGCTCCGGCCGGGACACCCAGCCGGACTGA
- a CDS encoding RluA family pseudouridine synthase, producing MSEIQRYEALQGDGGCRLDVVLARALGLSRTRVSELCRSGQVSLEGGRVVKPSWPVTAGEVFSLPCQEPVLLGQVAEAEDIPLNVVYEDEHLLVIDKPAGMVVHPAPGHRSGTLVNALVWRLNRSLDPRLGSQRPGIVHRLDKDTSGLLVVARTFEALESLSEQIRTRRMSRLYMCVSWGRWPEREGTLEGALARSRADRKKITVTRRGGLAAVTHYRVLETYDGLAELVRVRLETGRTHQIRVHFAHSGHPVLGDQEYGGRNSALTGFAGERRNFMRALLAVIERQALHAYRLEFAHPADGRAMEFESPLPEQMQTLIAMLRETANPGGGA from the coding sequence ATGTCAGAAATTCAAAGATACGAAGCGCTCCAGGGCGACGGCGGCTGCCGGCTGGATGTGGTGCTGGCCCGGGCGTTGGGCCTGTCGCGCACCCGGGTGAGCGAGTTGTGCCGCTCCGGTCAGGTGAGCCTGGAGGGCGGCCGCGTGGTCAAGCCCTCCTGGCCTGTCACGGCCGGCGAGGTGTTCAGCCTGCCCTGCCAGGAGCCCGTGCTTCTGGGCCAGGTGGCCGAGGCCGAGGATATCCCCCTGAATGTCGTGTACGAGGACGAGCACCTGCTGGTGATCGACAAGCCCGCTGGCATGGTGGTGCACCCGGCCCCGGGCCACCGCAGCGGCACCCTGGTCAACGCTCTGGTCTGGCGGCTCAACCGCAGCCTCGACCCGCGCCTCGGCAGCCAGCGCCCCGGCATCGTGCACCGCCTGGACAAGGACACCAGCGGCCTGCTGGTGGTGGCCCGCACTTTCGAGGCCCTGGAATCGCTGAGTGAGCAGATACGCACCCGCCGCATGTCCCGTCTGTACATGTGCGTGAGCTGGGGCCGCTGGCCCGAGCGCGAGGGCACCCTGGAGGGCGCTCTGGCCCGCAGCCGCGCGGACCGCAAGAAAATCACGGTCACCCGTCGCGGCGGACTGGCGGCGGTTACGCATTACCGTGTGCTGGAGACCTACGACGGCCTGGCCGAGCTGGTCCGGGTGCGCCTGGAGACAGGACGCACCCACCAGATACGCGTGCATTTCGCCCACAGCGGCCACCCGGTGCTGGGCGACCAGGAGTACGGCGGCCGGAACTCGGCCCTGACCGGGTTCGCCGGTGAGAGACGCAATTTCATGCGCGCCCTGCTCGCGGTCATCGAGCGCCAGGCGCTGCACGCCTATCGCCTGGAGTTCGCCCATCCGGCGGATGGCCGGGCGATGGAGTTCGAAAGCCCCCTGCCCGAGCAAATGCAGACCCTGATCGCCATGCTGCGTGAAACGGCCAACCCCGGAGGCGGCGCCTGA
- a CDS encoding HD domain-containing protein, whose translation MPKLLREYETGEAVDSIAMLTSLSVKETRQQKPFLQMEFGDSSGRVAGVMWEGFTEEMTRIAPGTVLRVQGRMDAYNDRPQIAVRMLGRPAPGTWDLSRLLPSTERDVNEMLGELDTIVRGIHNPELRRLLETMFNDPELRKAYSTAPAAKRWHQPWLGGLLEHTLNVHRHAVNAAVLYPEADPDIVSAGVLLHDIGKIVEYEVENFFETSTRGRLLGHLVIGVEMLDSWLQKVGGVPEQTGWLLKHIILSHHGQLEYGSPVLPQTLEALLVHFADDLDAKMSGVLRVWRRGQEEPGDWTEPIRLLDRRFFKAGSAPGEQENDKPETPPAPAPHRHRKASSDPGGGGEQQSFLP comes from the coding sequence ATGCCCAAGCTCCTGCGTGAATACGAAACCGGCGAGGCTGTGGACAGCATTGCCATGCTCACCAGCCTGTCGGTCAAAGAGACCCGCCAGCAGAAACCTTTCCTGCAGATGGAGTTCGGCGACTCCAGCGGCCGGGTGGCCGGGGTTATGTGGGAGGGGTTCACCGAGGAAATGACCCGCATCGCACCCGGCACCGTGCTGCGTGTGCAGGGACGGATGGACGCCTACAACGACCGTCCGCAGATAGCGGTTCGCATGCTGGGCCGCCCGGCGCCGGGCACCTGGGACCTGAGCCGCCTTCTGCCCTCCACGGAGCGGGATGTGAACGAGATGCTCGGGGAGCTGGACACGATTGTCCGCGGAATTCACAACCCGGAGCTGCGCCGTTTATTGGAGACGATGTTCAACGACCCCGAGCTGCGCAAAGCCTACTCCACCGCGCCGGCGGCCAAACGCTGGCACCAGCCCTGGCTGGGGGGCCTTCTGGAGCACACCCTCAACGTGCACCGTCACGCGGTGAATGCCGCCGTCCTCTACCCGGAGGCGGACCCCGACATCGTAAGCGCGGGCGTGCTTCTGCACGACATCGGCAAGATCGTGGAATACGAGGTGGAGAATTTCTTCGAGACCTCCACCCGCGGCCGCCTTCTGGGCCACCTGGTGATCGGAGTGGAGATGCTGGACAGTTGGCTGCAGAAAGTGGGCGGGGTGCCGGAGCAGACCGGCTGGCTGCTCAAGCACATCATCCTGAGCCACCACGGGCAGCTCGAATACGGCAGCCCGGTGCTGCCCCAGACCCTGGAGGCGTTGCTTGTGCATTTCGCGGATGACCTGGACGCCAAGATGAGCGGCGTGCTGCGGGTCTGGCGTCGCGGCCAGGAGGAGCCGGGCGACTGGACCGAGCCGATCCGCCTGCTCGACCGGCGGTTCTTCAAGGCCGGGTCCGCGCCGGGCGAGCAGGAAAACGACAAGCCGGAGACGCCGCCCGCACCCGCGCCGCACCGGCACCGTAAAGCCTCCTCCGACCCCGGTGGCGGCGGCGAGCAGCAGTCCTTTCTGCCCTGA
- the ileS gene encoding isoleucine--tRNA ligase yields MFKEYDKEFSFPALEQKVIEFWEQNDIFRKSIEQNRDGERFVFYEGPPTANGRPGIHHVISRTIKDLVCRYHTMLGYRVPRKAGWDTHGLPVEIEVEKMLGISGKQQIELYGVEKFNTLCRESVFKYVKDWERLTQRMGYWLDYRNPYVTYDNNYVETVWWILKQFWEKDLLFKGHKILPYCPRCGTGLSSHEVSLGYKEVEDPSVYVRMKVKGEDNTYFLVWTTTPWTLISNVALAVGAEHTYCKVRHCDEILIMAEALVARLLGPEAEVLETFRGATIEGRQYERLFDFVAVPEDKKAFYVTLGDFVSLEDGTGIVHMAPAFGADDYELSRRYGLPLLQPVDGEGKFTAEVTPWAGQFVKAADKDIIRVLTERGSLFKAEGYKHNYPFCWRCKTPLLYYARQSWYINTSRFREELLANNSSVDWYPPEVGRGRFAEWLANNVDWALSRDRYWGTPLPIWVCDGCGHNHAVGSIEELRRLGKDVPADIDLHKPYVDRVELTCDKCGGAMHRAPEVIDCWFDSGSMPYAQLHYPFENEAEFEKNFPCDFICEAIDQTRGWFYSLLAIGTLLKGKAPYRRVLVNDLILDKNGQKMSKSVGNVVNPWTVFDSTGADSLRWYLLNVSQPWLPKRFDESGVQEVLRKFFDTLKNVYSFFALYANIDKWSPEGRKPAGTGRDELDRWIVSRLNSTVRDVRADLDSYELTRATRRIQSFVIEELSNWYVRRNRRRFWQSGDSADKLHAFSTLWTVLETVARLIAPFTPFLAEELYRNLAASQSASCPESVHLTRYPVADPSLIDEALERKMQDAINLVTLGRAARNRTKIKVRQPLSAMLVSLPHALDQGELASITPVISEEINVKRIEPIADAYDYVTLSVKPNFKLAGPKFGPRVKALGQALAALSQEDIRLFREKGAVELADQDGALSVALEDVELRSEDREGYVVELYDGYGVVLATALDNGLIEEGYARELVNKIQNMRKSSDFEVVDRIEVGIVTSAPVTAALDSFADYIRRETLCRRLEPCLLDTWEARQQWDINGEPAEITIRRCNGETAPPA; encoded by the coding sequence ATGTTCAAAGAATACGACAAGGAATTCAGTTTCCCCGCTCTGGAACAGAAAGTAATCGAGTTTTGGGAGCAAAACGACATTTTCCGCAAGAGCATTGAGCAGAACCGCGACGGTGAGCGGTTCGTCTTCTACGAGGGCCCTCCCACGGCCAACGGCCGTCCTGGCATCCACCACGTGATCAGCCGCACGATCAAGGACCTCGTCTGCCGCTACCACACCATGTTAGGCTACCGCGTACCGCGCAAGGCGGGCTGGGACACCCACGGCCTGCCGGTGGAGATCGAGGTCGAGAAGATGCTCGGTATAAGCGGCAAGCAGCAGATCGAGCTGTACGGAGTCGAGAAATTCAACACCCTCTGCCGCGAGAGCGTGTTCAAATATGTCAAGGACTGGGAGCGCCTGACCCAGCGCATGGGCTACTGGCTGGACTACCGGAACCCCTATGTCACCTACGACAACAACTATGTTGAGACGGTCTGGTGGATCCTCAAGCAGTTCTGGGAGAAAGACCTTCTGTTCAAGGGGCACAAGATCCTCCCCTACTGCCCCCGTTGCGGAACCGGGCTTTCGAGCCACGAGGTCTCGCTGGGGTACAAGGAGGTCGAGGACCCCAGCGTGTACGTGCGCATGAAAGTCAAGGGCGAGGACAACACGTATTTCCTGGTCTGGACCACCACGCCCTGGACCCTGATCTCCAACGTGGCCCTGGCCGTGGGCGCCGAGCACACCTATTGCAAGGTGCGCCACTGCGATGAGATTCTGATCATGGCCGAGGCCCTGGTGGCCAGGCTGCTGGGACCGGAAGCCGAGGTGCTCGAAACATTCCGCGGCGCCACGATCGAAGGCCGTCAGTACGAGCGCCTGTTCGATTTTGTCGCCGTGCCCGAGGACAAGAAAGCTTTCTATGTCACCCTGGGCGACTTCGTGAGCCTGGAGGACGGGACCGGGATCGTGCACATGGCCCCGGCGTTCGGCGCGGATGATTACGAGCTGAGCCGCCGCTACGGCCTGCCGCTGTTGCAGCCGGTGGACGGCGAGGGCAAGTTCACCGCCGAGGTCACCCCCTGGGCCGGCCAGTTCGTCAAGGCCGCGGACAAGGACATCATCCGGGTGCTGACCGAGCGGGGCAGCCTGTTCAAGGCCGAGGGCTACAAGCACAACTACCCGTTCTGCTGGCGCTGCAAGACCCCGCTCCTCTACTACGCGCGCCAGAGCTGGTACATCAACACCAGCCGTTTCCGCGAGGAGTTGCTGGCCAATAACTCCTCGGTGGACTGGTATCCGCCCGAGGTGGGACGCGGACGGTTCGCCGAGTGGCTGGCCAACAATGTCGACTGGGCCCTGAGCCGTGACCGCTACTGGGGCACCCCGTTGCCGATCTGGGTCTGCGACGGTTGCGGCCACAACCACGCCGTGGGTAGCATCGAGGAACTGCGGCGCCTGGGTAAGGATGTCCCGGCCGATATCGACCTGCACAAGCCCTATGTGGACCGGGTGGAGCTTACCTGCGACAAGTGCGGCGGCGCGATGCACCGCGCGCCCGAGGTGATCGACTGCTGGTTCGACTCGGGCAGCATGCCCTACGCCCAGCTCCACTACCCGTTCGAGAACGAGGCCGAGTTCGAAAAGAACTTCCCCTGCGATTTCATTTGCGAGGCCATCGACCAGACCCGCGGCTGGTTCTACAGCCTGCTGGCCATCGGCACCCTGCTCAAGGGCAAGGCGCCCTACCGCCGGGTGCTGGTCAATGACCTGATCCTGGACAAGAACGGCCAGAAAATGAGCAAGTCGGTGGGCAACGTGGTCAATCCCTGGACCGTGTTCGACTCCACCGGGGCCGACTCGCTGCGCTGGTACCTGCTCAACGTGAGCCAGCCCTGGCTGCCCAAGCGTTTCGATGAGTCCGGGGTGCAGGAAGTGCTGAGAAAGTTCTTCGACACTCTGAAGAACGTTTACTCCTTCTTCGCCCTCTACGCCAATATCGACAAATGGTCGCCCGAGGGCCGCAAACCCGCCGGAACGGGCCGGGATGAGCTGGACCGCTGGATAGTGAGCCGCCTCAACTCCACGGTGCGCGATGTCCGCGCCGATCTTGATTCCTACGAGCTGACCCGCGCCACGCGCCGTATCCAGAGCTTCGTGATCGAGGAGCTGAGCAACTGGTACGTGCGCCGCAACCGCCGCCGTTTCTGGCAGTCCGGCGACAGCGCCGATAAGCTGCACGCGTTCTCCACCCTCTGGACCGTCCTGGAAACCGTGGCCCGTCTGATCGCCCCGTTCACCCCGTTCCTGGCCGAGGAACTGTACCGCAACCTGGCCGCGAGCCAGAGCGCCTCCTGCCCGGAGAGCGTGCACCTGACACGCTACCCGGTGGCCGATCCGAGCCTGATCGACGAGGCCCTGGAGCGCAAGATGCAGGACGCGATCAACCTGGTCACCCTGGGACGCGCCGCGCGCAACCGGACCAAGATCAAGGTGCGCCAGCCGCTTTCGGCCATGCTGGTCTCGCTGCCGCACGCCCTGGACCAGGGCGAGCTGGCCTCGATCACCCCGGTGATCAGTGAAGAAATTAACGTGAAGCGTATCGAGCCCATCGCGGACGCCTACGACTACGTCACCCTGAGCGTGAAGCCCAATTTCAAGCTGGCCGGGCCCAAGTTCGGCCCGCGGGTCAAAGCCCTGGGCCAGGCCCTGGCCGCGCTGAGCCAGGAGGACATCCGGCTCTTCCGCGAGAAAGGGGCTGTGGAGCTCGCGGACCAGGACGGTGCGCTGAGCGTGGCTCTGGAGGACGTGGAGCTGAGAAGCGAGGACCGCGAGGGTTACGTGGTGGAGCTGTACGACGGTTACGGGGTGGTGCTGGCCACGGCCCTGGACAACGGCCTGATCGAGGAGGGCTACGCCCGCGAGCTGGTCAACAAGATCCAGAACATGCGCAAGAGCAGTGATTTCGAGGTGGTGGATCGGATCGAGGTGGGTATTGTCACATCGGCCCCGGTGACTGCAGCCCTGGACTCGTTCGCCGACTATATCCGGCGCGAGACCCTCTGCCGCCGTCTGGAGCCCTGTCTGCTGGACACCTGGGAAGCCCGCCAGCAGTGGGACATCAACGGAGAACCGGCGGAAATAACCATCCGGCGGTGCAATGGGGAGACCGCTCCCCCGGCTTAA
- the mreD gene encoding rod shape-determining protein MreD, whose product MMSRFRFIVFLVLLFFIHLLFYQYLAKGKVYPDLFLVLVVFAALRWGAEAGSLSGFLCGLVQDSFSYSFFGLHALSKTVIGFVIGKSRQAFYGNNILVQFSIIFASKFIHDLIFYSIYLSRQSGSFWTQLFVNTSLNALYTCVLGLLLYHILNFRS is encoded by the coding sequence ATGATGTCCCGGTTCAGGTTCATAGTTTTTCTGGTGCTGCTGTTTTTCATCCACCTCCTGTTCTACCAGTACCTGGCCAAGGGGAAAGTGTACCCGGACCTGTTCCTGGTGCTGGTGGTTTTCGCCGCCCTGCGCTGGGGCGCGGAGGCGGGCAGTCTCTCGGGCTTTCTCTGCGGCCTGGTGCAGGACTCGTTCAGCTATTCGTTCTTCGGGCTGCACGCCCTGAGCAAGACCGTGATCGGGTTCGTGATCGGCAAAAGCCGCCAGGCTTTTTACGGCAACAATATCCTGGTGCAGTTCAGCATCATTTTTGCCTCTAAATTCATCCACGACCTGATTTTCTATTCCATCTACCTTTCCCGGCAGAGCGGCAGTTTCTGGACCCAGCTGTTTGTCAACACGTCGCTCAACGCCCTGTACACCTGTGTTCTCGGGCTTCTGCTCTATCACATCCTGAACTTCAGATCGTAA
- a CDS encoding rod shape-determining protein: MTSRGNFWNNEIAIDLGTANTLVYIRGKGIVLNEPSVVAIDRNTGKVKAVGMEAKAMLGRTPASITAIRPLKDGVIADFEVTEEMLRYFIKAVLKSRFFPVKPRVIICVPSGITEVERRAVRDSAESAGAKEVYLVAEPMAAAIGVGLPVETPSGNMIIDIGGGTTEIAVIALSGIVSNTSIRVGGDELDEAIVQFLKKNYNILIGDQTAELIKMTIGSAYPLGEEKEMEVKGRDIVSGIPKTVKIHSSEVRESLQEPIMQIVEAVRLALERTPPELASDIVDRGIVMTGGGSLLKGLDQLLREETNLPINVDEEPLTCVVRGTGRILEDPRKYWNVLTQSK; this comes from the coding sequence ATCACTTCGCGGGGGAATTTCTGGAACAACGAGATCGCCATAGACCTGGGCACGGCCAACACGCTGGTCTATATCCGGGGCAAGGGCATCGTGCTCAATGAGCCCTCCGTGGTGGCGATTGACCGCAATACCGGGAAAGTCAAGGCGGTGGGGATGGAAGCCAAGGCCATGCTGGGGCGCACTCCTGCCAGCATCACTGCCATCCGTCCCCTCAAAGACGGAGTCATTGCGGATTTCGAAGTCACCGAGGAGATGTTGCGCTATTTCATCAAGGCGGTCCTGAAGAGCCGCTTTTTCCCGGTCAAGCCCCGGGTGATCATCTGCGTGCCCTCCGGGATCACCGAGGTGGAGCGCCGCGCGGTGCGTGACAGCGCCGAGAGCGCGGGGGCCAAGGAGGTCTACCTGGTGGCCGAGCCGATGGCCGCGGCGATCGGGGTGGGCCTGCCGGTGGAGACCCCCTCGGGCAACATGATCATCGACATCGGCGGCGGCACCACCGAGATCGCGGTTATCGCCCTGAGCGGCATCGTGAGCAACACCTCGATCCGCGTGGGCGGCGATGAGTTGGATGAGGCCATCGTGCAGTTCCTGAAGAAGAACTACAACATCCTGATCGGCGACCAGACCGCGGAGCTGATCAAGATGACGATCGGCAGCGCCTATCCTCTGGGCGAGGAAAAGGAGATGGAGGTCAAGGGGCGGGACATTGTCTCGGGTATCCCCAAGACCGTGAAGATCCACTCCAGTGAGGTGCGCGAATCGCTGCAGGAACCGATCATGCAGATCGTGGAGGCGGTGCGCCTGGCCCTGGAGCGCACCCCACCGGAGCTGGCCAGCGACATCGTGGACCGGGGTATCGTGATGACCGGCGGCGGCTCGCTGCTCAAGGGGCTGGACCAGCTCCTGCGCGAGGAGACCAATCTGCCGATCAACGTGGATGAGGAACCGCTGACGTGCGTGGTTCGGGGGACGGGGCGGATCCTCGAGGACCCCAGGAAATACTGGAACGTCCTGACCCAGAGCAAGTAA